Proteins from one Catenuloplanes atrovinosus genomic window:
- a CDS encoding sporulation protein: MVFKKMLSALGVGGPSVDTVLANPNTRPGLTLDGQVNIVGGTTAVDIEHVALGLVTRVEVEGHDTEWDSVMEFHRVVVAGAFRLDAGEQRQLPVRFPIPWETPVTDVYGQRLRGMTMGLRTELSVARAVDKGDLDPIYVHPLPIQERILDAFMRLGFHFKSADLERGRISGVNQQLPFYQEIEFYPPAQYQGTINEVELTFVTNPQGMDVILEFDKRGGFLTQGRDTFGRYQVSHAQADNTDWTQVVDGWMRQAAGSYQSMRSSYGAPGGYPPPGYPGGGHGGPGYGAPGYGHGGHGGYHGHYRHGGGMGGVVAGAAGGLLGGMILGEAMEDMFEGDEGDEG, from the coding sequence ATGGTCTTCAAGAAGATGCTCAGCGCCCTCGGCGTCGGCGGGCCCTCCGTCGACACCGTGCTGGCGAACCCGAACACCCGTCCCGGACTCACGCTCGACGGCCAGGTCAACATCGTCGGCGGCACCACGGCGGTCGACATCGAGCACGTCGCGCTCGGCCTGGTCACCCGCGTCGAGGTCGAGGGCCACGACACCGAGTGGGACTCGGTCATGGAGTTCCACCGCGTGGTCGTCGCCGGCGCGTTCCGGCTGGACGCGGGCGAGCAGCGGCAGCTGCCGGTCCGCTTCCCGATCCCGTGGGAGACGCCCGTCACCGACGTGTACGGCCAGCGGCTGCGCGGCATGACCATGGGCCTGCGCACCGAGCTGTCCGTCGCCCGGGCCGTCGACAAGGGCGACCTGGACCCGATCTACGTGCACCCGCTGCCGATCCAGGAGCGAATCCTGGACGCGTTCATGCGGCTCGGCTTCCACTTCAAGAGCGCGGACCTGGAGCGCGGCCGGATCAGCGGCGTCAACCAGCAGCTGCCGTTCTACCAGGAGATCGAGTTCTACCCGCCGGCGCAGTACCAGGGCACGATCAACGAGGTCGAGCTGACCTTCGTGACCAACCCGCAGGGCATGGACGTGATCCTGGAGTTCGACAAGCGCGGCGGGTTCCTGACGCAGGGCCGTGACACGTTCGGCCGCTACCAGGTCTCGCACGCGCAGGCCGACAACACCGACTGGACCCAGGTCGTGGACGGCTGGATGCGGCAGGCGGCCGGCAGCTACCAGTCGATGCGCTCGTCCTACGGCGCGCCCGGCGGCTACCCGCCGCCCGGCTACCCGGGCGGCGGGCACGGGGGTCCGGGTTATGGCGCTCCCGGATACGGCCACGGCGGTCACGGCGGCTACCACGGTCACTACCGCCACGGCGGCGGCATGGGCGGCGTCGTGGCCGGCGCCGCCGGGGGTCTCCTCGGCGGCATGATCCTCGGCGAGGCCATGGAGGACATGTTCGAGGGCGACGAAGGCGACGAGGGCTGA